A genomic segment from Deinococcus humi encodes:
- a CDS encoding ABC transporter permease yields the protein MIRKTRVLFATRFAEMAEYRAEVIIWMLSGTISLVMMLVWMAQAAAAPGGQIRGYDGSEFATYFLSVWLVGQLLVVWVGWELDFMIRQGTLSPKLLRPLDPMWVEYAAHVAERFVRIGPMLVLLVIFSFLSGASFTRDLWAYPVALGLCILGFTCRFLYEYALGLLAFWTESSTAFSEVAWLLYAALGGLFAPLTFYPQWVQNIAVWTPFPYMLGLPAQLLAGKATLAQAGFGALILFGWVVVFWFARLLVWRLGLKKYGAVGA from the coding sequence ATGATTCGCAAGACCCGTGTCCTTTTCGCCACGCGCTTTGCAGAGATGGCCGAGTACCGCGCCGAGGTCATCATCTGGATGCTGTCGGGCACCATCTCGCTGGTGATGATGCTGGTGTGGATGGCGCAGGCGGCGGCGGCTCCTGGCGGTCAGATCCGCGGCTATGACGGCTCCGAATTCGCCACCTACTTCCTGAGCGTGTGGCTGGTGGGGCAACTGCTGGTGGTGTGGGTGGGCTGGGAACTGGATTTCATGATCCGGCAGGGCACGCTGTCGCCCAAGCTGCTGCGTCCCCTTGATCCCATGTGGGTGGAATACGCCGCCCACGTCGCCGAACGCTTCGTGCGCATCGGGCCGATGCTGGTGCTGCTGGTCATTTTCTCGTTCCTGTCGGGTGCGTCGTTCACCCGTGACCTGTGGGCCTACCCCGTCGCGCTGGGACTGTGCATCCTGGGCTTCACCTGCCGCTTCCTCTATGAGTACGCGCTGGGTCTGCTGGCCTTCTGGACAGAAAGCAGCACCGCCTTCTCCGAGGTGGCCTGGCTGCTGTACGCCGCGCTGGGTGGGTTGTTCGCACCGCTGACCTTTTACCCGCAGTGGGTTCAGAACATCGCGGTCTGGACACCGTTTCCCTACATGCTGGGCCTGCCCGCGCAACTGCTGGCAGGCAAGGCCACGCTGGCTCAGGCGGGATTCGGCGCCTTGATCCTGTTCGGCTGGGTGGTGGTCTTCTGGTTCGCGCGGCTGCTGGTCTGGCGGCTGGGGCTGAAGAAATATGGAGCGGTGGGGGCGTGA